One Acidobacteriota bacterium genomic window carries:
- a CDS encoding PQQ-binding-like beta-propeller repeat protein, translating to MKQSVLWLATLMSLVPTISWQAGEPHRSPGAASLEAPPRPAFAIPTAPGSVGTPGSFEVSMDWYWPALGAGIGDSGLALADLERDGSLEIVAGASSDGFEANRYWYVLRWDGTTYEKVWSHLPYDQTLEALAVAQVDDDPALEVLAAVGQTVMIYDGSTRALQGTVAVGLTPNSLVAGDVDGDGEAEIVVCNLGNVYTYSAVTGAQELTLPGVGGVALALGQVDDDAGLEIGVTRNDHTARILDGATGMVDWEIATGLGYAIAFGDLNDDGYDEVVGGFEATDGVRVYDVAADQLLWDYPVFNLANLQVADVLGSSIPEVIYGDAQFGDMHVLSAAGSSLYSVNTCSYGVTNIVVGDADGDGTKEFLWGSGFDVTGGDYLCAASPVSAGLEWRSTDLSTPFLGLDVGDVDADGEMEILATSFAADSNHSAGRYLIFDAQSKELEYITPAGNTSYRKGVWAGRLLNTDADPQLEICLTEDNVFPAVSCYDGLHHTLEWTFQTPDFDSFFSILPYDIDGDGTLELLAGAGIFSSPNDGLVYALDPSDGTPVWTSDPIPFGFRPSILRGANIDGDMTREILAVSETGVFSIFDALTGDLEFSQSLSASALLLTDLDGKPGEEILLGTYSETVEVFDPSTLQTSLLAGPLSGAVFALGRGVFAGQDLFVVSTEDQLGFYSALDAAPLATVDLSYGTGRSDSLLVANLYVEPNSNRVLVNTGLGLAEIGADGIVIFANGFESGDTTGWMTGP from the coding sequence ATGAAACAGAGTGTCCTCTGGCTGGCGACCCTGATGAGCCTCGTCCCGACGATTTCCTGGCAGGCCGGCGAGCCCCATCGAAGCCCTGGGGCTGCCTCGCTCGAGGCTCCACCCCGCCCCGCCTTCGCCATTCCTACCGCTCCAGGTTCCGTAGGAACGCCCGGCAGCTTCGAGGTGAGCATGGATTGGTATTGGCCGGCCCTCGGTGCCGGCATCGGTGACTCGGGGCTGGCGCTGGCGGACCTGGAAAGGGACGGCAGCCTGGAGATCGTCGCCGGGGCGTCCTCCGATGGCTTCGAAGCCAACCGCTATTGGTATGTCCTACGGTGGGATGGAACGACTTACGAGAAGGTGTGGAGCCATCTACCCTACGACCAGACCCTCGAAGCGCTGGCGGTGGCCCAGGTCGATGACGACCCGGCCCTCGAGGTGCTCGCCGCGGTCGGACAGACCGTGATGATCTACGACGGCTCGACGCGGGCTTTGCAGGGAACGGTCGCCGTGGGCCTGACGCCCAACAGCCTGGTCGCCGGCGATGTGGACGGCGATGGCGAGGCGGAGATCGTCGTGTGCAATCTGGGCAATGTCTACACCTACTCCGCCGTCACCGGCGCGCAGGAGTTGACCCTTCCCGGGGTCGGCGGCGTGGCCCTGGCCCTCGGCCAGGTGGACGACGACGCCGGTCTGGAGATCGGCGTCACCCGCAACGACCACACTGCCCGGATCCTCGATGGTGCCACCGGGATGGTGGACTGGGAGATCGCCACCGGCTTGGGCTATGCCATCGCCTTCGGGGACCTCAACGACGACGGCTACGACGAGGTCGTCGGTGGCTTCGAGGCCACCGACGGAGTGCGCGTCTACGATGTCGCCGCCGATCAGCTGCTGTGGGATTACCCGGTGTTCAACCTGGCCAATCTACAGGTGGCGGACGTCTTGGGAAGCTCGATCCCCGAGGTGATCTACGGCGACGCCCAATTCGGCGACATGCACGTGCTGAGCGCCGCCGGGAGCAGCCTGTATTCGGTGAACACCTGCAGCTATGGAGTGACCAACATCGTCGTCGGCGACGCGGATGGAGACGGCACGAAGGAGTTCCTCTGGGGCTCCGGCTTCGACGTCACCGGTGGTGACTATCTCTGCGCCGCTTCCCCCGTCTCCGCCGGCCTGGAATGGAGGAGCACGGATCTCTCGACCCCCTTTCTGGGTCTCGACGTCGGGGATGTGGACGCCGACGGGGAGATGGAGATCCTCGCCACCAGCTTCGCCGCGGACAGCAACCACTCCGCCGGCCGCTATCTGATCTTCGATGCCCAGAGCAAGGAGCTGGAGTACATCACGCCGGCCGGCAATACCTCCTATCGAAAGGGCGTCTGGGCCGGCAGATTGCTCAATACGGACGCCGACCCCCAGCTGGAGATCTGCCTCACGGAGGACAACGTCTTTCCTGCGGTGTCGTGCTACGACGGCCTCCACCACACCCTGGAATGGACCTTTCAGACCCCCGACTTCGACTCCTTCTTCTCGATCCTGCCCTACGACATCGACGGGGACGGGACTCTGGAGCTGCTGGCCGGAGCCGGGATCTTCTCCTCTCCCAACGATGGGCTGGTCTACGCCCTCGATCCATCCGACGGCACCCCGGTGTGGACCAGTGATCCGATTCCCTTTGGCTTCCGCCCATCGATCCTCCGCGGGGCGAATATCGACGGTGACATGACGCGGGAAATCCTCGCGGTCAGCGAGACGGGAGTCTTTTCCATCTTCGACGCGCTGACCGGAGACCTGGAATTCTCCCAATCCCTCAGCGCCAGCGCCCTGCTGCTCACCGACCTCGACGGCAAGCCGGGAGAGGAGATCCTGCTGGGTACCTATAGCGAAACGGTGGAAGTCTTCGACCCTTCGACCCTTCAGACCTCCTTGCTGGCCGGGCCGCTCAGCGGTGCCGTCTTCGCCCTCGGCCGGGGAGTCTTCGCCGGCCAGGATCTCTTCGTCGTCTCGACGGAGGATCAGCTGGGGTTCTATTCAGCCCTGGACGCCGCGCCGCTGGCGACGGTCGATCTCAGCTACGGCACCGGCCGGAGCGACAGCCTGCTGGTGGCCAATCTCTACGTCGAGCCCAATAGCAACCGGGTCCTGGTCAACACCGGCCTCGGCCTGGCGGAGATCGGCGCCGACGGCATCGTGATCTTCGCCAACGGCTTCGAAAGCGGTGACACCACCGGCTGGATGACCGGGCCGTAG